In Gammaproteobacteria bacterium, the following proteins share a genomic window:
- a CDS encoding putative ketoamine kinase slr1563 (Evidence 3 : Putative function from multiple computational evidences) yields MTQSTTFWSAISQSISAATATPFTVRGTNTLGGGCINTTYMVEDGPRRYFIKVNDTSRLAMFEAEAAGLIALARPQALRVPTPVAIGVTGEFSFLVLEYLDLRDANSTSMESLGRGLAILHRTTQDCFGWCLNNTIGTTPQHNSETSDWIEFWRTHRLGFQLHLARRESLLMHRGESLLAALPAFFVDYHPQPALLHGDLWGGNIAMTRTGEPVIFDPAVYYGDRETDLAMTELFGGFNERFYAAYNEAWPLDSGYELRKQLYNLYHILNHFNLFGGGYAHQSACMIDHLLSEIG; encoded by the coding sequence CGCCATTTCACAAAGCATTAGCGCGGCCACTGCCACTCCTTTCACCGTGCGTGGAACTAATACGCTAGGGGGTGGCTGCATTAATACAACCTATATGGTGGAAGATGGACCACGGCGCTACTTCATTAAGGTAAATGATACCTCACGATTGGCAATGTTTGAGGCTGAGGCGGCGGGGCTAATTGCGCTTGCTCGTCCACAGGCCCTGCGGGTACCCACACCGGTAGCCATCGGAGTCACTGGAGAGTTCTCGTTTCTGGTGCTGGAATATCTCGATCTAAGGGATGCAAATAGTACGAGCATGGAGTCTCTGGGGCGCGGCCTGGCAATATTACATCGCACTACCCAAGACTGCTTCGGCTGGTGCCTAAATAACACTATCGGGACTACTCCCCAGCACAACTCCGAAACCAGCGATTGGATTGAATTCTGGCGCACACACCGCCTGGGTTTCCAACTTCATTTGGCTCGGCGAGAGAGTCTTTTAATGCATCGCGGGGAATCGTTATTGGCCGCGCTGCCTGCCTTTTTCGTCGATTATCATCCACAGCCCGCACTGCTCCATGGTGACCTCTGGGGCGGTAATATCGCTATGACCCGCACCGGTGAACCCGTTATCTTTGACCCCGCAGTTTATTACGGTGACCGCGAAACCGACCTCGCCATGACCGAACTTTTCGGCGGCTTCAATGAACGTTTCTACGCGGCCTACAACGAAGCCTGGCCCCTGGATAGCGGCTATGAATTACGCAAGCAACTCTATAACCTCTACCACATTCTCAATCATTTCAACCTATTTGGCGGCGGCTATGCCCATCAATCGGCATGTATGATAGATCATCTCT